The following proteins come from a genomic window of Trifolium pratense cultivar HEN17-A07 linkage group LG4, ARS_RC_1.1, whole genome shotgun sequence:
- the LOC123924094 gene encoding probable leucine-rich repeat receptor-like protein kinase IMK3, which produces MDTSTTEKNNNTNTHQILQLGMRNAAKRHNFYTNPLHFFRLIFICIFWVNFLWLPMKPVLCEEHWDGVVVTQSNFLALQAFKEELIDPKGYLKTWNDSGFGACSGAWAGIKCAQGQVIVIQLPWKGLKGKITDRIGQLEGLRKLSLHNNQISGSIPSSLGLLINLRGVQLFNNRLTGSIPPSLGYCPMLQSLDFSNNLLTGTIPESFGNATKLYWLNISFNSLSGSIPTSLTSLNSLTFISLQHNNLSGSVPNSWGGSLKNGFFRLQNLVLDHNFLTGTIPASLGNLRELREISLSHNQFSGHIPQSIGNISNLKLLDLSLNNLSGEIPISFDNLDSLNFFNVSHNNLSGPVPTLLAQKFNSSSFVGNIQLCGYSPSTQCPSVAPSEVPAAPSEAPKHRHHKKLGTKDIILIVAGVLLVLLIIVCCILLFCLFRKRKTSNAEGGQATARAAAAAGRTGKGVPPIGGEVETGGDAGGKLVHFDGPLAFTADDLLCATAEIMGKSTYGTVYKATLEDGSQAAVKRLREKITKNQRDFESEVSVLGRIRHPNLLAMRAYYLGPKGEKLLVFDYMPKGSLASFLHAHGPEIRIDWPIRMNIAQGMARGLLYLHSHENIIHGNLTSSNVLLDENINAKIADFGLSRLMTTAANSNVIATAGALGYRAPELSKLKKANTKTDVYSLGVILLELLTRKPPGEALNGVDLPQWVASIVKEEWTNEVFDVDLMRDSSTNGDELLNTLKLALHCVDPSPSARPEVQLILQQLEEIRPQLSSAISSDEGAIPSTSE; this is translated from the exons ATGGACACTTCTACTACAGAGAAGAACAACAACACCAACACTCACCAA ATTTTGCAACTTGGGATGAGAAATGCAGCAAAAAGACACAATTTTTACACCAACCCACTTCATTTTTTCAGGTTAATTTTCATTTGCATCTTCTGGGTCAATTTTCTATGGCTTCCTATGAAGCCAGTTTTGTGTGAAGAGCATTGGGATGGAGTTGTTGTAACACAGTCAAATTTCTTAGCACTTCAAGCATTCAAAGAAGAGTTAATTGATCCAAAAGGGTACTTGAAAACATGGAATGATAGTGGCTTTGGAGCTTGTTCTGGAGCTTGGGCTGGAATCAAGTGTGCTCAAGGACAAGTTATTGTAATTCAGCTTCCATGGAAAGGATTAAAGGGTAAAATCACTGATAGGATTGGTCAACTTGAAGGTCTTAGAAAGCTTAGTCTTCATAATAATCAAATTAGTGGTTCAATCCCTTCATCATTAGGACTTTTAATCAATCTTAGAGGAGTTCAACTCTTTAATAATAGGTTAACAGGTTCAATCCCTCCTTCATTAGGTTATTGTCCTATGCTTCAATCTTTAGATTTTAGTAACAATTTGCTCACAGGTACAATCCCTGAGAGCTTTGGAAATGCCACTAAGCTTTATTGGCTTAACATAAGTTTCAATTCATTGTCTGGTTCAATACCAACTAGTTTAACTAGCTTGAATTCTCTCACTTTCATATCTCTTCAACACAATAATCTCTCAGGTTCTGTCCCTAATTCATGGGGTGGTAGCTTGAAAAATGGATTCTTTAGGCTTCAAAATCTTGTATTGGATCATAACTTCTTGACAGGAACAATTCCTGCTTCTTTAGGTAACTTAAGAGAACTTAGAGAGATTTCTCTTAGTCATAACCAATTTAGTGGCCATATTCCTCAAAGTATTGGTAACATTTCAAATCTTAAACTGCTTGATTTGTCATTGAATAATCTCAGTGGAGAAATTCCCATTTCTTTTGATAATCTTGATAGTCTTAATTTCTTCAATGTTTCTCATAATAACCTCTCCGGTCCCGTTCCAACTTTACTAGCACAGAAATTTAACTCGAGCTCGTTTGTCGGAAATATTCAATTATGTGGTTATAGTCCTTCCACTCAATGTCCCTCTGTAGCTCCTTCTGAAGTACCTGCAGCACCTTCAGAAGCACCGAAACACCGCCATCACAAGAAACTAGGTACGAAAGACATAATCCTCATTGTAGCAGGAGTGCTCCTTGTACTCCTGATAATAGTCTGCTGCATTCTGCTCTTCTGTCTGTTCCGAAAAAGGAAAACATCGAATGCCGAGGGTGGACAGGCTACAGCGAGAGCAGCAGCTGCTGCTGGAAGGACAGGAAAAGGAGTCCCTCCTATCGGTGGAGAAGTTGAAACGGGCGGTGACGCTGGAGGCAAACTGGTTCATTTTGATGGACCATTGGCTTTTACAGCTGACGATCTCCTGTGTGCGACGGCCGAGATAATGGGAAAGAGCACATATGGAACAGTGTATAAGGCAACATTAGAGGATGGTAGTCAAGCTGCGGTGAAACGATTGAGGGAAAAAATCACCAAGAACCAAAGAGATTTTGAATCTGAAGTTAGTGTTCTAGGGAGAATTAGACATCCAAATCTTTTGGCAATGAGAGCCTATTACTTGGGACCTAAAGGAGAAAAGCTTCTGGTTTTCGATTATATGCCTAAAGGAAGTCTTGCTTCTTTCCTACATG CTCATGGACCTGAAATAAGAATTGATTGGCCAATAAGGATGAACATAGCACAGGGCATGGCTCGCGGCTTGTTATACCTACATTCACATGAGAACATTATACATGGGAACCTAACTTCAAGCAATGTATTGCTTGATGAGAACATAAATGCAAAAATAGCAGATTTTGGTCTATCAAGGTTGATGACAACTGCTGCCAACTCAAATGTAATTGCTACTGCCGGAGCATTAGGATACCGAGCTCCCGAGCTATCGAAACTGAAAAAAGCAAACACAAAAACTGATGTATACAGTCTTGGTGTAATCTTGTTAGAACTCCTAACAAGGAAGCCACCTGGTGAGGCACTGAATGGTGTTGATTTACCTCAGTGGGTTGCCTCTATTGTTAAAGAGGAGTGGACAAATGAAGTTTTCGACGTCGATTTGATGAGAGATTCATCTACAAATGGTGATGAATTGCTAAACACTTTGAAGCTTGCTTTGCACTGTGTTGATCCTTCTCCATCAGCACGGCCCGAAGTTCAGCTGATACTTCAGCAGCTAGAAGAGATTAGACCACAGCTATCATCAGCCATTTCTAGTGATGAAGGAGCTATCCCTTCAACAAGTGAATAA